The following are encoded in a window of Sulfurimonas sp. C5 genomic DNA:
- a CDS encoding ABC transporter ATP-binding protein: MDKVIIAENLSLSYSSDETIINKASFSIDSSSFVFITGASGSGKSTLLKSLYGALRPKEGSLVVGGVELKNVSNSKLNFLRKHLGIVFQDYKLVKEWTIEKNIMLPLIINGYDKTVTQNQVDSLLKHVRLKHQAGKYPMELSGGEQQRVAMARALAHNPILILADEPTGNLDEYSSQLIWNLLEGANEQLKTTVIVVTHHIPENLKVNYKHYHIEFGDIREVL; encoded by the coding sequence ATGGATAAAGTTATAATCGCCGAAAATCTATCTCTATCATACTCTAGTGATGAAACTATTATTAATAAAGCTAGTTTCTCTATAGACTCGAGTAGTTTTGTATTTATTACAGGTGCCAGTGGAAGTGGAAAGTCTACATTGCTAAAGTCTCTTTACGGTGCGTTGAGACCTAAAGAGGGTTCTCTTGTTGTAGGCGGGGTGGAGCTGAAAAATGTTTCAAACTCAAAACTTAACTTTTTACGAAAGCATCTAGGGATAGTTTTTCAAGATTATAAACTTGTCAAAGAGTGGACTATTGAAAAAAACATCATGCTTCCTTTGATTATAAACGGTTATGATAAAACAGTGACTCAAAATCAGGTGGATTCACTTTTAAAACATGTAAGGCTCAAACATCAAGCGGGAAAATATCCTATGGAACTTAGTGGTGGAGAGCAACAGCGTGTTGCAATGGCAAGAGCTTTGGCACACAATCCTATTCTTATTTTAGCCGATGAACCGACGGGAAATCTTGATGAATACTCTTCACAATTAATATGGAACCTTTTAGAAGGTGCAAATGAACAGTTGAAGACAACTGTTATTGTTGTGACACACCATATACCTGAAAATCTGAAAGTGAATTATAAACATTATCATATAGAGTTTGGAGATATTCGTGAAGTCCTTTAA
- the thrC gene encoding threonine synthase translates to MNFIQTRGIDPTKPATVTFSQAILDPIASYGGLYVPEKLPELGAAFLEKHRNSSYKVLAKDMLDAFDIDIDSSVIDEALNLYDKFDDANNPVPVVKVKENLYVSELYHGPTRAFKDMALQPFGIVLSSIAQRKNENYLILAATSGDTGPAALETFKNRANVRVACLYPDGGTSDVQRLQMVTENAANLKVIGIHGVFDDAQSALKRLLASTEFKKALSEKNTKLSAANSVNFGRIIFQIIYHIHSYLELVRQNAITMGEKVYLNVPSGNFGNALGGYYAWKMGLPVEKIIISSNENNVLTRLIKTGKYDLNGFDVVNTTSPAMDILKSSNVERILFDMFGEVRTKELMQDLEEKNVYELTADELATLRESFDADFCNGDEGKAYIKDTFENDSYLMDPHTATCFKAFETCCDPKIKSIIYSTAEWTKFSPVIANALTGEVDAQDIVALESISKTANLEIPAMVKGLFTKEITQKTVINKENIEKEILDFI, encoded by the coding sequence ATGAACTTTATACAAACACGTGGAATTGATCCTACAAAACCTGCGACTGTGACATTTTCACAGGCGATTTTAGATCCGATTGCTTCTTATGGTGGGTTGTATGTTCCTGAAAAACTACCTGAACTAGGTGCAGCATTTTTAGAAAAACATCGTAATTCATCTTACAAAGTTTTAGCAAAAGATATGTTAGATGCTTTTGATATAGATATTGATTCATCTGTAATTGACGAGGCATTAAATCTATATGACAAATTTGATGACGCTAACAATCCTGTACCTGTAGTAAAAGTAAAAGAGAATCTTTATGTAAGTGAACTATACCATGGTCCAACTCGTGCATTTAAAGATATGGCACTGCAACCATTTGGTATTGTACTTTCATCAATCGCACAAAGAAAGAATGAAAACTACTTAATCTTAGCTGCAACAAGCGGTGATACAGGTCCTGCTGCACTAGAAACATTCAAAAACCGTGCGAATGTAAGAGTAGCTTGTTTATACCCAGATGGCGGTACAAGTGACGTACAAAGATTGCAAATGGTAACAGAAAATGCTGCAAACTTAAAAGTAATCGGTATTCACGGTGTATTTGACGATGCTCAATCAGCTTTAAAAAGATTACTGGCGTCAACTGAGTTTAAAAAAGCACTTTCTGAAAAAAATACAAAACTTTCAGCGGCAAACTCGGTAAATTTCGGTCGTATCATTTTTCAAATCATTTACCATATTCACAGTTATTTAGAACTTGTTCGTCAAAATGCGATCACTATGGGTGAAAAAGTATATTTAAATGTACCGAGTGGAAACTTCGGTAACGCTCTTGGTGGTTATTATGCATGGAAAATGGGTCTTCCGGTTGAGAAAATTATCATCTCTTCAAATGAGAACAATGTTTTAACTCGTCTAATTAAAACAGGAAAATATGATCTTAACGGTTTTGATGTAGTAAATACAACTTCACCAGCTATGGATATTTTAAAATCTTCTAACGTAGAGAGAATTCTTTTCGATATGTTCGGAGAAGTAAGAACAAAAGAGTTAATGCAAGACTTAGAAGAAAAAAATGTTTATGAGCTTACAGCAGATGAACTTGCTACTCTTCGCGAGTCTTTTGATGCAGATTTCTGTAATGGGGATGAGGGTAAAGCTTATATCAAAGATACTTTTGAAAATGATTCTTATTTAATGGATCCACATACTGCTACATGTTTTAAAGCTTTTGAAACATGTTGTGATCCAAAAATCAAGTCTATTATCTATTCAACTGCAGAGTGGACAAAGTTCTCTCCTGTAATTGCGAATGCTTTAACAGGTGAAGTTGATGCACAGGATATTGTAGCACTGGAGTCAATTTCTAAAACTGCAAACTTAGAAATCCCTGCAATGGTAAAAGGCCTTTTCACTAAAGAGATTACACAAAAGACTGTTATTAACAAAGAAAATATTGAAAAAGAGATTCTAGATTTTATCTAG
- a CDS encoding cell division protein FtsX — MIVERSIDTYKENLANNYALVIVSEKNLETKQLIAINPLVANVEALSPDNIITKLNAGISKTNMELLKVTLPKFYKVSLEHYPSPAELKKLTKSFLSNQYITKVETFEKTHDTTYRLLVLFKNVITVFAFTVAIVTILLISKELRIWQFKHNERMSIMGLFGAPSWLRSAVLFRLAIVDALIASFLAFIIFAYIESMPIIAQEFQHIGIKIVFFDHLYDSLLMLGVSISVSIMLAMFVVLGHKEEV; from the coding sequence ATGATTGTAGAACGTTCTATAGATACATATAAAGAAAATTTAGCAAATAATTATGCCTTAGTCATTGTAAGTGAAAAGAATCTCGAAACCAAACAACTTATAGCAATCAACCCTCTTGTTGCAAATGTCGAGGCACTCTCTCCTGATAATATCATCACAAAGCTCAATGCCGGCATAAGTAAGACAAATATGGAGTTGTTGAAAGTAACTTTACCGAAGTTTTACAAAGTCTCTTTAGAACATTATCCAAGTCCTGCCGAGCTTAAAAAACTCACGAAATCATTTTTAAGCAATCAATATATTACAAAAGTGGAGACTTTTGAAAAAACACATGATACTACTTATAGACTTCTAGTACTTTTTAAAAATGTTATTACCGTTTTTGCTTTTACTGTGGCAATAGTAACTATATTACTAATCTCTAAAGAGTTAAGAATATGGCAATTTAAACATAATGAACGTATGAGTATTATGGGGCTTTTTGGTGCACCATCATGGCTTCGTTCTGCGGTACTTTTCCGTTTGGCAATTGTAGATGCACTCATTGCATCATTTTTAGCGTTTATTATTTTTGCATATATAGAATCAATGCCGATTATTGCGCAAGAATTTCAACATATAGGTATAAAAATAGTTTTCTTTGACCATTTATATGATTCTTTATTAATGTTAGGGGTCTCTATATCTGTATCTATTATGCTGGCGATGTTCGTTGTATTAGGCCATAAAGAAGAGGTATAA
- the trmB gene encoding tRNA (guanosine(46)-N7)-methyltransferase TrmB: MPHLHIKEFKKIELPQTIDGVQFDFFAENATRDDEELISAKVDGESFFLLVKNEENRVLLKTDKLTRPASITLVHKALLAYAKAAELEVLASNVIERKNVHLDESTALKKIEFFAKDFPTDKEVRIEVGFGSGRHLLHQAANNPNVLFIGIEIHRPSIEQVLKQVVIQKLDNVMVLDYDARLFMELVPSNLVGAVYVHFPVPWDKKPHRRVISTAFITECRRVLKEGGTLELRTDSENYYAYSYETFIAFPKTTLLINKNKDIAITSKYEDRWRKMEKNIYDVIMTNDEISPELSIEGNFSFETPKLSDEELLKLHGKTHRFDGGFIHFERVYTTQNGVMLRISMGSFDRPEHLYVIVENKEAKYYPELPLKSRMNLNAHKYLGEVLNG; the protein is encoded by the coding sequence ATGCCACATTTACATATTAAAGAGTTTAAAAAGATAGAACTTCCTCAGACAATTGATGGGGTTCAGTTTGATTTTTTTGCAGAGAATGCAACACGTGATGATGAAGAGTTGATATCTGCAAAAGTAGATGGAGAATCATTCTTTCTGCTTGTAAAAAATGAAGAAAACAGAGTGCTGTTAAAAACGGATAAACTTACCCGTCCTGCATCAATTACACTTGTACATAAAGCTTTACTGGCATATGCAAAAGCAGCAGAGCTTGAAGTTCTTGCTTCAAATGTTATAGAGCGTAAGAATGTCCACTTGGATGAATCTACAGCACTCAAAAAGATTGAGTTTTTTGCAAAGGATTTTCCAACAGATAAAGAGGTGCGTATTGAAGTTGGATTTGGTTCTGGGCGCCATTTACTACATCAAGCAGCGAATAATCCTAACGTTCTGTTTATAGGTATTGAAATCCACAGACCCTCAATTGAACAAGTTTTAAAACAAGTTGTTATTCAAAAGCTTGACAATGTTATGGTTCTTGATTATGATGCAAGACTTTTTATGGAACTGGTGCCTTCAAACTTAGTGGGTGCTGTTTATGTACACTTCCCTGTACCTTGGGATAAAAAGCCACATCGTCGTGTCATCTCCACTGCTTTTATTACAGAATGCAGAAGAGTACTGAAAGAGGGCGGTACACTAGAACTTAGAACAGACAGTGAAAATTATTATGCTTATTCGTATGAAACATTTATAGCATTTCCAAAAACAACACTTCTTATCAATAAAAACAAAGATATAGCCATTACTTCAAAGTATGAAGATAGATGGAGAAAGATGGAAAAAAATATCTATGATGTTATTATGACTAACGATGAAATTTCTCCAGAACTTTCAATTGAAGGCAATTTTTCTTTTGAAACACCAAAGTTATCAGATGAAGAGTTATTAAAACTACATGGCAAAACACATAGATTTGATGGTGGATTTATCCATTTTGAAAGAGTTTATACGACCCAAAACGGTGTAATGCTCAGAATCTCTATGGGAAGTTTTGACAGACCAGAGCATCTTTATGTAATTGTAGAAAATAAAGAGGCCAAATATTATCCTGAACTTCCATTAAAATCACGTATGAATTTAAATGCGCATAAATATCTGGGTGAGGTTTTGAATGGATAA
- a CDS encoding peptidoglycan DD-metalloendopeptidase family protein: MNKLLFLFLLSVSLLFSANDIDTKIKSTSKKLSSFSKNYSKINKKMAQTAKAIIDQKKELAKQEEYLEELKAELESKATSYKDSSAQLEELRKKQEILKQKQEKIEEELVFVIAQSVSLSIILQEDFKSDADSLIELEVLKSMLHASQQKAKDLSDTFVINARDIEFLQKNAISLESSIKEIDDKRKNLLVTKEENKKALKKLEVAKASYKKELEGLLKRQNALKDTLSQLNLIKVDQQKKEQEEKERKEALAKKDIYVDNQNLPKVKKHGSSYQAMKTIEYRGPKTIAPLNNYTITKNYGTYTDPIYGIKIFNESISLKPKKADAKVRTVFNGKVIYADKTAVLDNIVIVEHDEGLHTIYANLSQIAPNIKTGKKIKKGYTIGRVKDELVFEVTKKTYHINPIRLFR, encoded by the coding sequence ATGAACAAACTGTTATTCCTTTTTCTTTTATCTGTTTCATTGCTTTTTAGTGCAAATGATATTGATACAAAAATTAAAAGTACAAGTAAAAAACTAAGTAGTTTTAGCAAAAACTATTCAAAGATCAACAAAAAGATGGCACAAACTGCAAAGGCTATTATTGATCAAAAAAAAGAACTTGCAAAACAGGAAGAATATTTAGAAGAACTCAAGGCTGAACTTGAATCTAAAGCTACAAGTTATAAAGACAGCAGTGCTCAACTTGAAGAATTGAGAAAAAAACAGGAAATTTTAAAACAAAAACAAGAAAAAATAGAAGAGGAACTTGTTTTTGTAATTGCTCAAAGCGTCTCTTTATCGATTATATTGCAAGAAGATTTTAAGAGTGATGCAGATTCTTTAATAGAATTAGAAGTATTAAAATCTATGTTACATGCTTCACAGCAAAAAGCAAAAGATTTGAGCGATACTTTTGTTATAAATGCAAGAGATATAGAGTTTCTACAAAAGAATGCAATCTCTTTAGAGAGTTCAATTAAAGAGATAGATGATAAACGTAAAAACCTTTTAGTAACGAAAGAGGAAAATAAAAAAGCATTAAAGAAGTTAGAAGTTGCAAAAGCATCATATAAAAAAGAATTAGAAGGGCTTTTAAAAAGACAAAATGCTTTAAAAGATACTCTTTCACAACTCAATCTTATTAAAGTAGATCAACAAAAAAAAGAACAAGAAGAGAAAGAGCGTAAGGAAGCTTTAGCAAAAAAAGATATTTACGTAGATAATCAAAATCTTCCAAAAGTAAAAAAACACGGTAGTTCTTATCAAGCGATGAAAACAATTGAGTATCGTGGACCAAAAACAATTGCTCCATTAAACAATTATACTATCACGAAAAATTATGGGACATATACAGATCCTATTTACGGAATAAAAATTTTCAACGAGTCTATCTCTTTAAAACCTAAAAAAGCAGATGCAAAAGTAAGAACTGTATTTAACGGAAAAGTTATTTATGCAGACAAAACAGCAGTATTAGACAATATTGTTATTGTTGAACATGATGAAGGATTGCATACTATCTACGCAAACCTTTCACAAATCGCTCCAAATATTAAAACGGGTAAAAAGATTAAAAAAGGGTATACGATAGGACGTGTCAAAGATGAACTAGTCTTTGAAGTTACTAAAAAGACGTATCACATCAATCCTATAAGATTATTTAGGTAG